In Cyclobacteriaceae bacterium, the DNA window TTTTTACAATGTTATAATCTGAAACTTTTGAATCGAACATCGCAAAGCCATCGTGATGCTTGCTGGTAATGGTGATATATTTCATCCCTGCACTTTTTGCCATCGCTACCCAGGCAGCCGCATCAAATTCTGTAGGATTGAAAAAAGCTGGCAATTTTTCATAGGTCTTAATGGGGATTTGCTGCTGGTTCATGATCCATTCACCGTCGCCCGGCACACTGTAAACACCCCAATGAATAAATAATCCGAATTTGGCATCCTGAAACCATTCCCTTGATTTCAGATTTTCAGGAGTTGGCTCATATGTCTGTGCAACCAACGAAAGGGGTAACATTATGAATATGCTGATGAGAATTCTCATCCACCTGTTTACGCAAATTGGCTGACGCACCGTCTGCAACTTCTGACCTGCTTCCTGCATCTTTGTCAATCGTAGTATCATATTCCTTTTATTAAATTGCACTCCTGATTTCAAATTAGCGATTCATCATGAGATACGAACCAATCGACAAAGAACTTTTTATCACCAACCGCAAACGCATGGTGAAAGAACTGAAATCTGCTTCGCTTGCAGTTTTTAATTCTAACGACATCATGCCTACTTCTGCGGATGGGACTATGCCTTTCCATCAGAACAGTGATTTTTTCTACCTGACTGGCATTAATCAGGAAGAGAGCATTCTTGTGATATGCCCTGATTTTCCGGATAAAAAATATCGTGAAGTTCTTTTCCTGATCGAACCGAACGAGATGCTTGAAAAATGGAATGGTCATAAACTTACCAAGGCCGAAGCCCGTGACATTTCAGGAGTGGAGACTGTGATCTGGCTTAGTGATTTCCACAAATGGTTTCATCACATGATGGCCATGGGAGGAGTGGAGCATACCTATTTGAATACCAATGAACATTATCGTTCTGATGTTGTAGTAGAATCACGTGATTCAAGATTTATAAAATGGTGCAGGGCTACCTATCCGCTTCATCGGTATGAACGTGTGGCTCCCATTATGGCAAAACTACGCGCCATCAAACAGCCTCAGGAAATTGAACTGATGCAAAAAGCTGTCGACATTACTGGTAAAGCCTTTAAGAGAGTCCTTGGTTTTGTAAAACCTGGTGTGATGGAATATGAAGTGGAGGCAGAGTACATTCATGAGTTTGTCAGAAATGGTTCACGTGGTCATGCTTACACACCGATCATAGCTTCGGGAAAGAACAACATTGTACTTCATTACATTGATAACAATCTGAAGTGTAAAAAAGATGAACTTCTGTTGTTGGATGTAGGTGCTGAATATGCCAATTACAATGCCGATCTCACACGCACCATTCCGGTCAGTGGAAAGTTCAGTAAGCGTCAAAAAGAAGTTTACAATGCTGTGTTGAGAGTTCAGAGGGCTGCCATTAAAATGATGAGCTCCGACGTTGTGTACTTTGATTTCCACAAGAAAGTTGAGAAGATCATGGAGGAGGAATTGCTGAAGCTAAAGCTCATTACCTCACAGGAGATAAAGAATCAGAAGCCCGGACAGGAAGCATTTCGCAAGTATTTTTATCATGGCACATCCCATATGCTGGGTCTTGACGTACATGATGTTGGAAACATGTATGCGAAAATGGCGCTTGGCTCCGTTTGGACAGTGGAGCCTGGTATTTATATCAGGGAAGAGGGCCTAGGAATACGATTGGAGAATAATGTAGTGATCCAGAAAAAAGGAGTGCTGGACCTGACGAAAAACATTCCGATTGAGGCAGACGAGATTGAAGAACTGATGAATTGATTGCTATATGAAAAGAAAATTAACAGTT includes these proteins:
- a CDS encoding aminopeptidase P family protein, which codes for MRYEPIDKELFITNRKRMVKELKSASLAVFNSNDIMPTSADGTMPFHQNSDFFYLTGINQEESILVICPDFPDKKYREVLFLIEPNEMLEKWNGHKLTKAEARDISGVETVIWLSDFHKWFHHMMAMGGVEHTYLNTNEHYRSDVVVESRDSRFIKWCRATYPLHRYERVAPIMAKLRAIKQPQEIELMQKAVDITGKAFKRVLGFVKPGVMEYEVEAEYIHEFVRNGSRGHAYTPIIASGKNNIVLHYIDNNLKCKKDELLLLDVGAEYANYNADLTRTIPVSGKFSKRQKEVYNAVLRVQRAAIKMMSSDVVYFDFHKKVEKIMEEELLKLKLITSQEIKNQKPGQEAFRKYFYHGTSHMLGLDVHDVGNMYAKMALGSVWTVEPGIYIREEGLGIRLENNVVIQKKGVLDLTKNIPIEADEIEELMN